A stretch of Parvimonas micra DNA encodes these proteins:
- a CDS encoding gamma-glutamyl-gamma-aminobutyrate hydrolase family protein yields MKPIIGISGSILINKGNTFSGYRRSYVNQDYVEAILRAGGIPFIIPFNEDLESTREMVEQVDGIILSGGHDVDPHNYGEEPLLKIGEVFPERDAFDMEIYKTAIKLKKPIFGICRGYQIINVVNGGTLYQDLSYADFVKLKHNQGDNPSQATHLVELKDGTFLRNILGEEYKVNSFHHQIVKDVAPGFKIVAKSSDGVVESIEKITEDCFVIGLQWHPEMLSLNCKKSQEIFNSFVKKVIEYKK; encoded by the coding sequence ATGAAACCGATTATTGGAATTTCAGGTAGTATTTTGATTAATAAGGGTAATACTTTTTCAGGATATAGAAGATCTTATGTAAATCAAGATTATGTAGAAGCTATATTAAGAGCAGGTGGTATTCCTTTTATTATACCATTTAATGAAGATTTGGAAAGTACTAGAGAAATGGTTGAACAAGTTGATGGAATTATTTTATCAGGTGGACATGATGTAGATCCACATAATTATGGAGAAGAACCATTACTAAAAATTGGAGAAGTTTTTCCTGAAAGAGATGCTTTTGATATGGAAATATACAAAACTGCCATTAAGTTAAAGAAACCTATTTTTGGTATTTGTAGAGGTTATCAAATAATTAACGTTGTTAATGGAGGAACTTTATATCAAGATTTATCTTATGCAGATTTTGTTAAACTTAAACATAATCAAGGTGATAATCCAAGTCAGGCTACTCATTTGGTAGAATTAAAAGATGGAACATTTTTGAGAAATATTTTAGGTGAAGAATATAAAGTAAATAGTTTTCATCATCAAATAGTAAAAGATGTTGCGCCTGGATTTAAGATTGTTGCAAAAAGTTCTGATGGAGTTGTTGAATCTATTGAAAAAATAACAGAAGATTGTTTTGTAATTGGGCTTCAATGGCATCCAGAAATGCTATCTTTAAATTGCAAAAAATCTCAAGAGATTTTTAATTCATTTGTCAAAAAAGTCATAGAATACAAGAAGTAG
- a CDS encoding APC family permease, which yields MTNKNKMGLFSIILLGFNGIIGSGIFLLPNKVMAQVGPAAVLVTLFDALLVISIAVCFAEVGGMFKKNGGPYVYAKEAFGEFVGFEVGFMKWAIAIIAWATMTVGFAEALMGLLPKGTFANENIAKAIIVTIIVVLLTLVNLSGIKTSKILNNIVTTGKLLPLIIFIAVGLFFINGSNFTPFFVPGKTASGQTMSAGAAIGAAALTIFYAFTGFESIAVAAEDMDNPEKDVPKAILLVIFICSIFYVLIIGIAIGILGTDLVTAKAPIQEAFQRIIGNAGKYLVGAGTLVSIGGINLAASIMTPRSGSALADDGLIPRVIAKKSSKDVPYIAIIITGVITLALGLYGSLIGSFAILAAISVVSRFVQYVPTCLSVIVLRKKRPDLKPSFRVPFGPVIPILAVVVSFWLLYNSDMQKIVIGLGGLVIGAVVYFLMKLLNKENA from the coding sequence ATGACTAATAAAAATAAGATGGGCTTATTTAGTATTATTCTTTTAGGATTTAATGGTATTATAGGTTCTGGTATTTTCTTGTTACCTAATAAGGTTATGGCACAAGTTGGACCAGCTGCTGTTTTAGTAACATTATTTGATGCATTATTAGTTATTAGTATTGCAGTATGTTTTGCCGAAGTTGGTGGAATGTTTAAAAAGAATGGAGGTCCTTATGTATATGCTAAGGAGGCCTTTGGTGAGTTTGTTGGTTTTGAAGTAGGTTTTATGAAATGGGCTATAGCTATTATTGCTTGGGCTACAATGACTGTTGGTTTTGCTGAAGCTTTAATGGGATTATTACCTAAGGGAACATTTGCTAATGAGAATATTGCAAAAGCTATTATAGTTACTATTATTGTTGTTTTACTTACTTTAGTGAATTTATCAGGTATTAAGACTTCAAAGATTTTAAATAATATTGTAACAACTGGAAAGTTATTACCACTTATTATTTTTATTGCAGTAGGTTTGTTCTTTATAAATGGATCAAACTTTACTCCGTTCTTTGTTCCTGGAAAAACTGCTAGTGGACAAACTATGTCAGCTGGCGCTGCTATTGGTGCTGCTGCATTAACAATATTCTACGCATTTACTGGGTTTGAAAGTATAGCTGTTGCCGCTGAAGACATGGACAATCCAGAAAAAGATGTACCAAAAGCTATTTTATTGGTTATCTTTATTTGTTCGATTTTTTATGTGTTAATTATTGGAATAGCAATAGGAATTTTAGGAACAGATTTAGTTACTGCAAAAGCTCCTATTCAAGAAGCTTTCCAAAGAATTATTGGTAATGCTGGAAAATACTTAGTTGGTGCTGGTACATTAGTATCAATAGGTGGTATTAATTTAGCTGCATCTATAATGACACCAAGAAGTGGTTCAGCTCTTGCTGATGATGGTTTAATTCCTAGAGTCATTGCTAAAAAGAGCTCAAAGGATGTTCCATATATTGCAATAATTATTACAGGCGTTATAACTTTAGCTTTAGGCTTATATGGATCATTAATAGGTTCATTTGCAATATTAGCTGCTATAAGCGTTGTATCAAGATTTGTACAATATGTACCAACTTGTTTATCCGTAATTGTTTTAAGGAAGAAACGTCCAGATTTAAAACCATCATTTAGAGTTCCATTTGGACCAGTAATTCCAATTTTAGCAGTAGTTGTAAGTTTCTGGTTATTATATAATTCAGATATGCAAAAAATAGTAATTGGACTTGGTGGATTGGTTATTGGAGCTGTTGTTTATTTTTTAATGAAATTATTAAACAAAGAAAATGCATAG